From the genome of Nitrospiraceae bacterium:
AGATTTCTAATTTTTCATTCCCAGGCTACAGATGCATTCATAATCTCAATTATTGGGAAAGAGGCGCATATCTTGGAGTTGGCGCAGGAGCACATTCATTTGTAAAAGGCACAAGAACAAAAAATTTTGCTGATATAAAAAAATATATAGAAGATCTTAATAACAACATTCTGCCTCAAGTAGAGGCTTCAAAGATTACCGAAACAGAAGCTGCAAAGGAATTCATATTTCTGGGACTTAGAAAAACAGAAGGGATAAGTCTTACCGGCGCAAAAACACATGGGCTCGATCTGCAGAAACTTTCAAAGAGCAGTCTGATAAAAGAAAAATATCTGGAAATAAAAGAAGACAACCTGATGCTTACAAGAAAAGGAAGAGTTTTATCAAACACTGTGATAGTCAAGCTCTTCGATCAACTCCTGCCTGAGTAAATCTTCTCCTAAAGCCTTCATATGTTAAAATATCAAAATGTCTCAGGAAGAACTCATAATTGAGGGTGCGAGGCAGAATAATCTCAAAAACATTACTCTCCGGCTACCTCATAATAAAGTAATTGCAGTCACAGGCGTATCTGGTTCTGGAAAGTCATCACTTGCATTCGATACTGTTTTTGCAGAAGGCCAGTGGAGATTTATCGAATCTCTTTCAACATATGCAAGACTGTTTCTTGAAAAACTGGACAGACCTGATGTTGATGCGATACATAACATAAGACCTGCAATAGCGCTCGAGCAGAAAAATCCTGTTAAGGGTTCTCGTTCAACAGTGGGAACGCTCACAGAGATATACGATCTGCTAAGACTTCTCTATTCTAAAATATCGGTTCCATTCTGCCCAAAATGCAATAAAGAGATAAGAAAATGGGATGCCTCACAGATTGCTTCAGAGCTTGTAGAGAAATACAACGAACAGAAGGCTGTCATAATTTTCAATTCAAATAAATCTCCTGAATATCTGATAAAACAGGGTTTCCAGAGAATATGGCTCAATGGAGAAATACTGGAACTGCAAACAGAAGCTGAAAAATACGGAACCGTTATTAAGACGAAAAAACAAACAGAAAGCACAAAGTCTTATGATGTTGTGCTGGACAGGCTTGTTATAAAAGATGAACCCAGACTTGCAGACTCTGTGGAGATGGCATGGAGAGAAGGACATGGGAAGATTAAAGTAATAATAATCAATGCTGAAAATATAATCCGTATTTTCAGTTCAGAAAATACATGTGAAGAATGCGATATTGAACTTCCTGAACCCTCACCGCTTCTTTTTTCTTTTAACCATCCTGTGGGCGCATGTCCTGAATGCAGGGGATTCGGAAATGCATTGATATATGATGAAGATCTCATTGTGCCTGATAAATATATCTCTATTTCTGAAGGCGCAGTTGATATATGGGAAAAGGCTGGCTACAAGTGGTGGAGAAAACAACTTATTGCAGGCGCAAAAAAATCAGGGATAAGCCTTAAAAAACCTTACAATGAACTTTCAGCTGATGAAAAAGAAAGGCTTTTTAAGGGGACAGATGATTTTTACGGCATAGATGATTTCTTTAAGGAGCTTGAGGGCAAGCGTTATAAGCTTCATGTGAGAGTATTCCTGAGCAGATACAGAAAGCCTGTTATATGTCCGTTATGCAAAGGAAAAAGACTGAAACGTGAAGCGCTGGCATATAAGATTTCAAATCTTGATATTGCTGAATTATGCGATCTGCCGATTTCAGAGATGGTAGGATTTTTCAAAAATTCAGACATGAGTTTTTTTCAAAGAGATATAGCAAAGGAACTTCTCAGACAGATCAATTCAAAACTTCAGTTTCTAAGCAGAGTTGGGCTTGATTATCTGAGCCTCAACAGACAGGGTAAAACTCTTTCGGGAGGAGAATACCAGAGAATAAATCTTTCCAACCAGCTTGGTTCATTTCTGACAGGAACGCTTTATGTGCTGGATGAGCCTACAGTTGGTCTGCACCCAAGGGATACAGAAAGGATTGCAAAGATAATGGCGGAGCTTTCTGATCTTGGCAATACGATAATCGTTGTAGAACATGACAGGGAAATTATTGAATCCTCTGACTGGATAGTTGAACTCGGCCCAGAAGGAGGGCATAAAGGCGGAGCTGTTATTTTCTCCGGGACAATAAAAGACTTTCTCAAGAGTGAAACCCTGACAGCTGAATTCATAAAAAACAAAGGCGTTGAAAATTCAGAGATTTGGATTCACAAAGCCAAAGTTTCATATCCGCTTTCACGTACAAAATATCTAACGCTTTATGGCGCTTCCGGCAATAATCTTAAATCAGTTGATCTGAAGATCCCCTTGGGCACATTAACTTCGGTCACTGGTGTTTCAGGTTCAGGCAAGAGCAGTCTTGTTGTAGAAACACTTTACAGGGCGCTTGCAAGACATTTTAAGGTTGAACCTGAAATCTCTCTGCCTTACAGGGATATTCAGGGCGCTGAATTTATAAAAAACATTAAACTTATTGACCAGACATCTCTTGGAAAAAGTCCGCGCTCAAATGCTGTAACGTATCTTAAGATATTTGATTCGATAAGGAAGATTTTCTCAGAACAGCTAGAGTCAAGATCGCATGGATATAGTCCTGGATTCTTCTCATTTAATGTTCCAGGCGGAAGATGCGAGACATGCAGGGGTGAAGGCTATGAAAAAATGGAGATGTATTTTTTCGAAGACCTGTATGTAAAATGCGAAGAATGCAGCGGCAAGAGATACAAACCTGCAGCCTTGAATGTTCACTACAGAGGGAAAAACATAAATGATATCCTTAATATGACGGTTGATGAAGCAGCTGAGTTTTTTCATGACATTCTCCAGATAAAGAGCAGACTCTCGCTTATGCAGGAAATAGGGCTGGGTTATTTAAGAATTGGCCAGCCTGCAACAACATTCTCTGGAGGAGAGGCGCAGAGGATTAAGATTTGCGGAGAATTAATAGGCGCTGGAAGTCCCGGAACTTTTGCAAATAAAAACAAACCTCAGTATTTATACATCCTTGACGAACCCACAGTCGGACTTCATTTCAGGGACGTAAAGGCGCTGCTTATCGTGCTTCAGAAACTTGTAGATGCAGGAAATACAGTTCTAGTTATAGAGCATAATCTTGATGTCATAAGATTATCAGACTGGATTATAGATTTAGGACCAGAAGGCGGAGAAAAAGGCGGAAGGATTATCTTCGAGGGAACACCGGGAGAATTAATTAAATCAAAGGAATCTTATACAGGGAAATATCTTAAGAAATATTTTGAGCAATAAATTTGATTTAACAAAATCAGCAAGATGTTGTACATTCTAAGAATATGGCAAAGAAGAAAAATATATTTCAAATCGCACTTTTGTTCTCAATAATTCTTTTTTCCTTGACTGGGTGCGCATCTCAGGGCGGACCGGTTCTTTATCCTAATAATTATTTAAAAGAAGTCGGGAAAGAACAGGCTCAGAAAGACATCGAAGAGTGCGAACTTCTGGCCAGCGAATATGTACAGAAAAATCCCGGAGGCGATGTTGCAGGAAGCACTGCGGCAGGCGGAGTTTCGGGCGCAGTTATAGGCGGAGCCGGAGGAGCTGTTTTGGGGAATGTCGGAAAAGGCGCTGGTGTGGGTTCTGCAACCGGAGCTGCTGCTGGTCTGATACGAGGAATATCAAAGGCGTCAAAACCAAGTCCTGTTTATAAAAATTTTGTGAACCGCTGCCTTAAAGAAAAAGGCTACGAACCAATCGGCTGGCAGTAATTTCATAAGTACCACTTCTTAGGCTTTTTAGTATAATATTCCCATGGTAAGAGAGAAGGTTTTTACATTGGAATTTGCGGCGAAAGTTCTGCTTAAACGAGGGCTTATTTCAGATGATCAATACAAGGATATCATTGCAAAGGGCAATGTACAAAAAATAAGGGTACAAAAATTACAGGATACCGCTCATCCGAGAAGACTTCATCAAACAACCTTTTCAATCCTTCCTGCAGAAATAATCGCTTCATTTGATATTGAGATCCCTGGCAAGAACGGCAGGATTCTAACAGAAGATGCAATTACAGAGGCTATTGCAGATGAAGTGAATATGGAATATAGAAAAATTGACCCGTTAAAACTTGATCTCGATGTGATTACCTCTCACGTATCAAGACCTTTTGCACTCAGACATTTGTTCATCCCAATAGAAGAAAAAGACGGTGTTGTAACAATAGCAGTTGCTGATCCTTTCAATCTCGATGCAGTTGAAAGTCTCAAAAGCGCAAGAAAGATCAAGATTAAGATTGTTTTAAGTTCCAAGTCAGATATTCTCAAGATCATCCGCGAGTTTTTCGGATTTAGGATGTCAGTGAAGGCGGCAGAGGCAGAGATGGACAGCGGGTTTGAACTCGGCAATCTTGAGCAGTATATGAAGCTCAAAGGGCAGGGCGAGATAGAGGCCAATGACCATCATATAATCAATGCTGTTGAATATCTTCTGCATTATGCATTTG
Proteins encoded in this window:
- the uvrA gene encoding excinuclease ABC subunit UvrA encodes the protein MSQEELIIEGARQNNLKNITLRLPHNKVIAVTGVSGSGKSSLAFDTVFAEGQWRFIESLSTYARLFLEKLDRPDVDAIHNIRPAIALEQKNPVKGSRSTVGTLTEIYDLLRLLYSKISVPFCPKCNKEIRKWDASQIASELVEKYNEQKAVIIFNSNKSPEYLIKQGFQRIWLNGEILELQTEAEKYGTVIKTKKQTESTKSYDVVLDRLVIKDEPRLADSVEMAWREGHGKIKVIIINAENIIRIFSSENTCEECDIELPEPSPLLFSFNHPVGACPECRGFGNALIYDEDLIVPDKYISISEGAVDIWEKAGYKWWRKQLIAGAKKSGISLKKPYNELSADEKERLFKGTDDFYGIDDFFKELEGKRYKLHVRVFLSRYRKPVICPLCKGKRLKREALAYKISNLDIAELCDLPISEMVGFFKNSDMSFFQRDIAKELLRQINSKLQFLSRVGLDYLSLNRQGKTLSGGEYQRINLSNQLGSFLTGTLYVLDEPTVGLHPRDTERIAKIMAELSDLGNTIIVVEHDREIIESSDWIVELGPEGGHKGGAVIFSGTIKDFLKSETLTAEFIKNKGVENSEIWIHKAKVSYPLSRTKYLTLYGASGNNLKSVDLKIPLGTLTSVTGVSGSGKSSLVVETLYRALARHFKVEPEISLPYRDIQGAEFIKNIKLIDQTSLGKSPRSNAVTYLKIFDSIRKIFSEQLESRSHGYSPGFFSFNVPGGRCETCRGEGYEKMEMYFFEDLYVKCEECSGKRYKPAALNVHYRGKNINDILNMTVDEAAEFFHDILQIKSRLSLMQEIGLGYLRIGQPATTFSGGEAQRIKICGELIGAGSPGTFANKNKPQYLYILDEPTVGLHFRDVKALLIVLQKLVDAGNTVLVIEHNLDVIRLSDWIIDLGPEGGEKGGRIIFEGTPGELIKSKESYTGKYLKKYFEQ